A stretch of the Streptococcus oralis genome encodes the following:
- a CDS encoding mechanosensitive ion channel family protein: MQDFFQRYFDKLDLTTMLENLLSKVISLLILFLLFYIAKKMLHATVRKIVKPSLKFSNRDAGRQKTISRLLENVFNYILYFFLLYCILSILGLPVSSLLAGAGIAGVAIGMGAQGFLSDVINGFFILFERQLDVGDEVVLTNGPITVSGKVVSVGIRTTQLRGDDQALHFVPNRNITVVSNLSRTE; the protein is encoded by the coding sequence ATGCAAGATTTTTTTCAACGCTATTTTGATAAACTTGATTTAACAACCATGTTAGAGAATCTCTTGAGCAAGGTGATTTCTCTTTTGATTTTGTTTTTACTATTTTATATAGCTAAAAAGATGCTTCATGCGACTGTACGAAAGATTGTCAAACCCTCACTTAAATTTTCCAATCGGGATGCAGGAAGACAAAAGACCATCTCTCGTTTGCTGGAGAATGTCTTTAACTACATTCTTTATTTCTTTTTGCTCTACTGTATCCTGTCTATTTTAGGTTTGCCAGTTTCTAGTCTCCTTGCTGGTGCGGGGATTGCTGGGGTGGCCATTGGTATGGGGGCGCAAGGCTTTCTATCCGATGTCATTAATGGCTTCTTCATCCTTTTTGAGCGCCAGCTTGATGTTGGTGATGAAGTGGTTCTCACAAATGGACCTATTACCGTTTCTGGAAAGGTCGTTAGCGTAGGAATCCGTACAACGCAACTGCGAGGTGACGATCAAGCCCTTCACTTTGTTCCCAATCGCAATATCACCGTCGTCAGCAATCTATCTCGTACTGAATAG
- the sstT gene encoding serine/threonine transporter SstT: MKRIIRAWTKASLIKRILIGMIFGATLGMLFPNFTGIGLLGDLFVGGLKAIAPILVFALVANALSQHQKGQNTNMKTVIFLYLLGTFAAALVAVLASFLLPVQITLTSANTEVAAPDGIGQVLSNLLLKLVDNPLNAIVEANYIGILSWAVIFGLAMREASKHSKELLKTMADVTSKIVEWIINLAPFGILGLVFKTISDKGIASLANYGVLLGLLIATMAFVALVINPLIAFLFMRKNPYPLVLKCLRVSGITAFFTRSSAANIPVNMKLCQDLGLNPDTYSVSIPLGSTINMAGAAVTINILTLAAVNTLGISVDFGTAFVLSVVAAISACGASGIAGGSLLLIPVACSLFGISNDLAMQVVGVGFVIGVVQDSCETALNSSTDVLFTAVAEYATNRKLRP, encoded by the coding sequence ATGAAACGAATCATTAGAGCCTGGACCAAGGCAAGCCTCATCAAACGAATCCTCATTGGAATGATTTTTGGAGCTACATTGGGGATGCTCTTTCCAAACTTTACAGGAATTGGTCTGCTTGGAGACCTCTTTGTAGGCGGACTGAAAGCCATCGCTCCTATTTTGGTTTTTGCCCTTGTTGCCAATGCCCTTTCCCAACACCAAAAGGGACAAAACACCAATATGAAGACGGTTATTTTCTTATACTTGCTCGGAACCTTTGCTGCTGCATTGGTAGCCGTTCTAGCTAGTTTCTTACTGCCTGTGCAAATCACCCTGACCAGTGCAAATACAGAAGTTGCTGCTCCTGACGGTATTGGTCAAGTCCTCAGCAATCTACTACTCAAACTGGTGGACAATCCCTTGAATGCCATTGTTGAAGCCAACTATATCGGGATTCTCTCTTGGGCAGTTATCTTTGGCTTGGCTATGAGAGAGGCAAGTAAACACAGCAAGGAATTACTGAAAACCATGGCGGATGTCACCTCTAAAATCGTGGAATGGATTATCAATCTAGCACCCTTTGGGATTTTAGGCTTGGTTTTCAAGACCATCTCAGACAAGGGTATTGCCAGTCTGGCCAACTACGGTGTCCTCCTAGGACTTTTGATTGCTACCATGGCCTTTGTTGCTCTCGTCATCAACCCACTCATCGCCTTTCTCTTTATGAGAAAAAATCCCTATCCACTTGTTTTGAAATGCCTACGTGTCAGTGGTATTACAGCCTTCTTCACTCGTAGCTCTGCCGCCAATATCCCTGTCAATATGAAACTCTGCCAAGATTTGGGACTGAATCCTGACACCTACTCTGTCTCCATCCCGCTTGGTTCGACCATCAACATGGCTGGCGCTGCCGTTACCATTAACATCCTGACCCTAGCTGCTGTCAATACACTCGGAATCTCGGTAGACTTTGGGACAGCATTTGTGCTCAGTGTAGTGGCTGCCATTTCTGCCTGCGGGGCATCTGGAATCGCTGGGGGATCCCTTCTCCTCATTCCTGTCGCTTGTAGCCTCTTTGGGATTTCCAACGACTTAGCTATGCAGGTTGTCGGAGTCGGTTTTGTGATCGGAGTCGTGCAAGACTCCTGCGAAACAGCCCTGAACTCTTCAACAGATGTCCTCTTTACAGCAGTTGCCGAGTATGCTACAAACCGAAAACTTCGTCCCTAG
- a CDS encoding aromatic acid exporter family protein, giving the protein MSLTQRTTKLILATCLACLLAYFLDLSSAVSAGIIALLSLSDTRRSTLKLARNRLFSMLLALAIGVLAFQLTGFHIWSLGLYLALYVPLAYKMGWEIGITPSSVLVSHLLVQESTSPELLLNEVLLFLIGTSFALLVNLYMPSREKAIQSYHLQVEEKLKDILLRFKYYLSRGDGRNQAQLVDQLDKLLDEALKLVYLDHSDHLFHQTDYHIHYFEMRQRQSRILRNMAQQINTCHLAASESLILAQLFSKIAAQLSQTNPAHDLLDDIERYLQVFRNRSLPKTREEFETRATLLQLLREAETFIQVKVDFYQKYGN; this is encoded by the coding sequence ATGTCTCTCACTCAACGTACGACCAAACTGATCTTAGCGACCTGTCTCGCTTGTTTACTCGCTTATTTTTTAGATTTATCATCAGCAGTTTCAGCTGGAATCATCGCTCTCTTAAGCCTCTCCGACACGCGCAGAAGCACGCTGAAATTAGCACGTAACCGCCTCTTTTCCATGCTCCTAGCGCTCGCTATCGGTGTTCTAGCCTTTCAGCTGACGGGCTTTCACATCTGGAGTCTGGGCCTCTATCTGGCTCTCTATGTCCCTCTTGCTTACAAAATGGGCTGGGAAATCGGCATCACCCCTAGCAGTGTCTTGGTCAGTCATCTCTTGGTACAGGAGTCTACCTCTCCAGAGCTCTTGCTTAATGAAGTGCTCCTCTTTCTCATCGGGACAAGCTTTGCTCTATTGGTCAACCTTTATATGCCCTCTCGTGAGAAAGCCATTCAAAGCTACCACCTTCAGGTCGAAGAAAAGTTAAAAGACATCCTGCTTCGCTTTAAATACTATCTGTCAAGAGGAGACGGACGCAATCAAGCCCAACTCGTTGATCAATTAGACAAGCTCCTCGATGAAGCTCTCAAACTGGTCTACCTGGATCACTCGGATCACCTCTTTCACCAGACGGACTACCACATCCATTACTTTGAGATGAGACAGCGACAAAGTCGTATCCTACGAAATATGGCCCAGCAGATCAATACCTGTCACCTGGCCGCAAGTGAGAGTTTGATCTTGGCCCAGCTCTTTTCAAAGATTGCTGCTCAGCTAAGTCAGACCAATCCTGCTCATGACCTACTTGATGACATCGAACGCTATCTGCAAGTCTTCCGCAATCGGAGTCTCCCCAAAACACGTGAGGAGTTTGAAACCCGTGCTACCCTCTTGCAACTACTACGCGAAGCCGAAACCTTTATCCAGGTTAAGGTCGATTTTTACCAGAAATATGGAAACTAG
- a CDS encoding T6SS immunity protein Tdi1 domain-containing protein, translated as MLEKFVKVADMPKDVIEKYKNQVPAELVQIWQEDGLGTFLDGYLKVINPDDYLELLQDSYFRGDIAFPIFVTAFGDIITWEENAYVGIVQYNIQDLDIICKGLDLFIRFLDNEYITKKFELDLYRQAVAKHGQLAYDECFGFVPLLALGGFKDVDHMDKVKVLEHIYLMYQLTGGVMDD; from the coding sequence ATGTTAGAAAAATTTGTCAAAGTGGCAGATATGCCCAAAGATGTTATTGAAAAATATAAAAATCAAGTTCCAGCTGAGTTGGTTCAAATTTGGCAGGAAGATGGTCTAGGAACTTTTCTTGATGGTTATCTAAAAGTTATCAATCCAGATGATTATCTAGAGCTTCTCCAAGATAGCTATTTCAGAGGAGACATTGCTTTTCCAATCTTTGTGACGGCATTTGGAGATATTATTACTTGGGAAGAGAATGCCTATGTGGGAATTGTCCAATACAATATTCAGGATCTGGATATTATTTGTAAGGGTCTGGATTTATTCATTCGATTTTTAGATAACGAATATATTACAAAGAAGTTTGAACTTGATTTATATAGACAAGCTGTTGCCAAACATGGTCAACTAGCCTACGATGAGTGTTTCGGTTTCGTTCCACTTCTAGCATTAGGTGGCTTTAAAGATGTAGACCACATGGATAAGGTAAAAGTCTTGGAGCACATTTACCTCATGTACCAGCTGACAGGCGGTGTGATGGACGATTAG
- a CDS encoding immunity protein YezG family protein, which translates to MEQQINEKIIEIVHQVNDMIPVEWDDLYIVIEMDKTYSGGAYFFFKSLNEYQYFLDIPSLYSLSSEVFDKEYDILFEKAQELKKIFLENDQADWYFCIIHLDESNKLSVDFDYAPWLESGYGPSSRMDLFEYKYLGKQPANEKELEKFKAMEAFQREHNQK; encoded by the coding sequence ATGGAACAACAGATTAATGAAAAAATTATCGAAATCGTGCATCAAGTCAACGATATGATTCCAGTTGAGTGGGATGATTTGTATATTGTAATCGAGATGGACAAGACCTACAGTGGAGGGGCTTATTTCTTTTTTAAAAGCTTGAATGAGTATCAATATTTTTTAGATATTCCAAGTTTATACTCACTATCAAGTGAAGTGTTTGATAAAGAATACGACATTTTATTTGAAAAAGCACAAGAACTGAAAAAAATATTTTTAGAGAATGACCAAGCAGATTGGTATTTTTGTATCATCCATTTAGATGAAAGCAATAAACTTTCGGTCGACTTTGACTATGCTCCATGGTTGGAAAGTGGTTATGGTCCAAGTTCTCGAATGGACTTATTTGAATACAAATACCTCGGCAAGCAACCAGCTAACGAAAAAGAACTAGAGAAGTTCAAGGCTATGGAAGCCTTTCAAAGAGAGCATAATCAAAAGTAG
- a CDS encoding DUF6985 domain-containing protein, which yields MELNHHIFGKLTFNYGWTQDMTLTIFGKEYVLEMIIDADDDGEFEVNQERAYVFFKEHQDEMIKEANAAVVSYYHNEISEIVSGYTDSKEKQYFLDKIGNEEEIFSLLKPKQIVFPLTFDETVEEVGFLCDCDWDKDNGLGIKFTNGLLSEIGPQDILL from the coding sequence ATGGAATTGAATCATCATATTTTTGGTAAACTAACATTTAATTATGGTTGGACTCAAGATATGACCCTTACTATTTTTGGTAAGGAGTATGTTTTAGAAATGATTATTGATGCAGATGACGATGGAGAATTTGAAGTCAATCAAGAAAGAGCCTATGTCTTTTTTAAGGAGCATCAAGATGAAATGATAAAAGAAGCGAATGCTGCTGTTGTGTCTTACTATCATAATGAAATCTCAGAGATTGTTTCTGGTTATACCGATAGCAAAGAAAAACAATATTTTTTAGATAAAATTGGAAATGAAGAAGAAATTTTTTCTCTGTTGAAACCCAAACAAATTGTGTTTCCTTTAACTTTTGATGAAACTGTTGAAGAAGTTGGTTTTTTATGTGATTGTGATTGGGACAAGGATAACGGACTAGGGATAAAATTTACCAATGGCCTATTGTCTGAGATTGGTCCTCAAGATATACTTTTATAG
- a CDS encoding suppressor of fused domain protein, producing MKYDKIKIAQEIARAVGGVPQAYTFRNHDNKLDIFIGENRPDDYLTTAATIGLSEYTIYRRINDKPLRVEIIGAADAELEYFPNIIADCGFNIVRGEYSISPGAVYPNIIRNYYPNAKVNHIFFTQPFLWELESFDFDEEYVTWLQAIPITEAELQFIEKHGAEVGAQKLEALFEEHQIDVYDFMRPSVV from the coding sequence ATGAAATACGATAAAATTAAAATTGCACAGGAAATAGCCAGAGCTGTAGGGGGAGTTCCTCAAGCCTATACATTTAGAAATCACGATAACAAATTAGATATATTTATTGGAGAGAACCGTCCGGACGATTATTTAACAACTGCAGCAACAATCGGTTTATCAGAATATACCATTTATCGTCGAATAAATGATAAGCCTTTAAGAGTTGAAATCATTGGGGCAGCTGATGCAGAGCTGGAATACTTTCCAAATATTATAGCAGACTGTGGTTTTAATATCGTGAGAGGAGAATATAGTATCTCTCCTGGTGCAGTCTATCCAAATATAATTAGAAATTACTACCCAAATGCGAAAGTAAATCATATATTTTTCACTCAGCCTTTCTTGTGGGAACTGGAGTCTTTCGATTTTGATGAAGAGTATGTTACGTGGCTACAAGCTATCCCTATTACAGAAGCTGAGCTTCAATTTATAGAAAAGCATGGAGCTGAAGTAGGAGCGCAGAAGTTAGAAGCATTGTTTGAAGAGCATCAGATAGATGTTTATGATTTTATGAGACCTTCTGTAGTGTAA
- the imm47 gene encoding Imm47 family immunity protein yields MGNKLLMTGMSFGHVSSVALEDLKRGLLSVNDERECVLLIAEILKKGDFTVKNLLIDLMNQTKDEAVLNLCIRLFCSVCTHNDLKKVENFHFLSSASEFAVFTFVAGAVETMSYEVVPYLLTLWEEWEDTETEVEYAIQDALDSFLNYRSIIEENARLEEVGSLYFDVIKNKNLDCYYYKTLQVFPGLFTQEIMTALYIAAQKEQKYHLYLQASLLSIYTGKQVPVDTNTLISKNEIDLMVGYIDDLSDKDWTEGMKYFYGHPVEELVK; encoded by the coding sequence ATGGGAAACAAACTGTTAATGACAGGAATGTCGTTCGGTCACGTTAGTTCAGTAGCGCTGGAAGATTTAAAAAGGGGCTTACTTTCAGTAAATGATGAGAGAGAATGTGTATTGCTGATTGCTGAAATCTTAAAAAAGGGAGATTTTACAGTAAAAAACTTGCTGATTGACTTGATGAACCAGACAAAAGATGAAGCAGTGCTCAATCTTTGTATTCGATTGTTTTGTTCAGTTTGTACACATAATGATTTAAAAAAGGTTGAAAATTTTCATTTTTTAAGTTCGGCTTCAGAATTTGCGGTATTTACTTTTGTCGCTGGCGCTGTGGAAACAATGTCCTATGAAGTCGTTCCTTACCTTCTTACTCTGTGGGAGGAGTGGGAAGATACAGAAACCGAAGTGGAGTACGCTATTCAAGATGCTTTGGATAGCTTTCTCAACTATCGTTCAATTATAGAGGAAAATGCAAGATTAGAAGAAGTTGGAAGTTTATATTTTGATGTAATAAAGAACAAGAACTTAGATTGCTATTATTACAAAACTCTTCAGGTTTTTCCTGGTTTGTTTACACAAGAAATTATGACTGCTCTATACATCGCTGCTCAAAAGGAACAGAAATACCATCTTTATCTTCAGGCTTCCCTTCTTTCTATTTATACAGGCAAGCAGGTCCCAGTAGACACCAATACTCTTATTTCAAAAAATGAAATTGATTTGATGGTTGGTTATATTGATGACTTATCAGACAAAGACTGGACGGAAGGTATGAAATATTTTTACGGCCATCCAGTTGAAGAACTTGTAAAATAA